The following coding sequences lie in one Rhizobium rhododendri genomic window:
- a CDS encoding AraC family transcriptional regulator: protein METIAELAGLINRHAPEDGSYDTAIPRVGLIRCSAETEPVHTLYRPSCCIVAQGRKRAVIGETSLVYDAAHYLVVGIDLPVIGAVIEASACEPYLCFKLEFDAGILAEMVSTTPTRVDNAPAARLSATTPKLIDAVARMLMLLDEPEDAAALAPLVEREILYRLLGGPQGAMLRQIANGESRLNQIGRAIDYICRNFQAPFAIQDLANIAGMSPSSFYEHFRTTTEMSPLQFRTQIRLQEARRLMMIEGLTAAEAGFRVGYDSPSQFSRDYRRTHRETPRRDVARMRSTATPAAPN from the coding sequence ATGGAAACCATTGCCGAACTCGCAGGATTGATCAACCGCCACGCACCGGAAGACGGCAGCTACGATACCGCCATCCCCCGCGTCGGGCTGATCCGCTGTTCGGCCGAAACGGAGCCCGTCCACACACTCTATCGGCCCTCCTGCTGCATCGTTGCCCAAGGTCGCAAGCGGGCCGTGATCGGCGAGACCAGTCTTGTCTACGACGCGGCTCATTATCTGGTCGTCGGCATCGACCTGCCCGTCATCGGCGCCGTGATCGAGGCAAGCGCCTGCGAACCGTATCTCTGCTTCAAGCTCGAGTTCGACGCCGGTATTCTCGCGGAGATGGTGTCGACAACACCCACGCGCGTCGACAACGCCCCGGCAGCCCGCCTCAGCGCCACGACGCCGAAGCTCATCGATGCTGTTGCGCGGATGCTGATGCTGCTGGACGAACCGGAGGATGCGGCGGCGCTGGCACCGCTCGTCGAACGGGAAATCCTCTATCGCCTGCTCGGCGGGCCGCAGGGCGCCATGCTGCGGCAGATTGCCAATGGCGAAAGCCGCCTCAACCAGATCGGCCGCGCCATCGACTATATCTGCCGGAACTTTCAAGCACCGTTTGCAATCCAGGATCTCGCCAATATCGCCGGCATGAGCCCGTCGTCATTCTACGAGCATTTTCGAACGACGACGGAGATGAGCCCGCTGCAGTTCCGGACGCAGATCCGTCTTCAGGAGGCACGGCGGCTGATGATGATCGAAGGACTGACAGCGGCCGAAGCTGGCTTTCGGGTGGGCTACGACAGCCCTTCCCAATTCAGCCGCGATTATCGCCGCACCCACCGGGAGACGCCCCGGCGCGACGTGGCACGGATGCGTAGCACCGCCACACCCGCCGCGCCAAACTAG
- a CDS encoding SDR family oxidoreductase, which yields MTGIRDKVVLITGASSGIGAAVAIELAAAGARVVIGARRKDRLDTLKAEIEASGGTVLLQALDVTSRRDMDAFVAAGMEAFGRIDVLVNNAGIMPLSPMALLKVEEWDRMIDVNIKGVLYGIAAVLPIMNRQETGQIINVSSIGGLAVSPTAAVYCATKYAVRAISDGLRQENTKLRVTCVYPGVVESKLADTITDPATAEAMVAYRSIALKPEAIARAIHHVIAQPGDVDTSEIVVRPTAAA from the coding sequence ATGACAGGCATCAGGGACAAGGTGGTTCTGATCACCGGCGCAAGCAGCGGCATCGGCGCAGCCGTGGCCATCGAACTCGCCGCAGCAGGCGCCCGCGTCGTCATCGGGGCAAGACGCAAGGACCGGCTCGACACGCTGAAGGCAGAGATCGAAGCCAGCGGCGGAACGGTGCTTTTGCAGGCTCTCGATGTCACTAGCCGCAGGGACATGGACGCCTTCGTTGCGGCCGGCATGGAGGCATTCGGTCGTATCGACGTGCTCGTCAACAATGCCGGGATCATGCCGCTGTCGCCGATGGCGTTGCTCAAGGTCGAGGAATGGGACCGCATGATCGATGTCAACATCAAGGGCGTTCTCTATGGCATCGCTGCCGTGCTGCCGATCATGAACCGGCAGGAGACCGGGCAGATCATCAACGTCTCGTCGATCGGTGGACTCGCGGTGTCGCCGACAGCCGCCGTCTATTGCGCCACGAAATATGCCGTCCGCGCTATCTCCGACGGCCTGCGGCAGGAAAACACCAAGCTGCGCGTCACCTGCGTCTATCCGGGCGTTGTCGAGTCGAAACTCGCGGATACGATAACTGACCCAGCCACGGCCGAAGCCATGGTCGCCTATCGCAGCATTGCGTTGAAGCCCGAAGCCATCGCCCGGGCTATTCATCATGTCATCGCCCAGCCCGGGGATGTCGACACGAGCGAGATCGTCGTCCGACCGACGGCCGCAGCATGA
- a CDS encoding Atu4866 domain-containing protein: MTTDPSRNDEVRTMSHPYVGLWMTADGLIRHRLLPDNRYDEARGQRESAYRGRYEVSGTHIEYWDDTGFTADGDFIDGVLHHAGMVLYRAG, from the coding sequence ATGACGACAGATCCATCACGCAACGATGAGGTCCGGACAATGTCCCATCCCTATGTCGGCTTGTGGATGACTGCCGATGGCCTCATCCGACACCGTCTTCTCCCGGACAACCGCTACGATGAAGCCCGTGGACAGCGCGAAAGCGCCTACCGTGGCCGCTACGAGGTAAGCGGCACCCACATCGAATACTGGGACGATACCGGCTTCACGGCCGATGGCGATTTCATCGACGGCGTGTTGCACCACGCCGGGATGGTTCTCTACCGCGCCGGCTGA
- the dxs gene encoding 1-deoxy-D-xylulose-5-phosphate synthase, translated as MTSSPKTPLLDQVDFPADLRKLEDRDMPQLAREVRDEMIDAVSRTGGHLGAGLGVVELTIAIHKVFDTPNDRLIFDVGHQCYPHKILTGRRDRIRTLRQEGGLSGFTRRAESEYDPFGAAHSSTSISAGLGMAVAAELDNTARKVIAIIGDGAMSAGMAYEALNNAGALDARLIVILNDNDMSIAPPTGAMSAYLARLASGRTYMGMREIGKKLTAYLGKNVDRAITRAVEHARGYVTGGTMFEEMGFYHIGPIDGHSFEHLLPVLRNVRDNAQGPVLIHVVTQKGKGYAPAEAAADKYHGVNKFDVITGTQAKVKPNAPSYTSVFADALVQEAKLDDKIVGITAAMPNGTGLDKLAEIFPKRCFDVGIAEQHAVTFAAGLATEGFKPFAALYSTFLQRAYDQVVHDVAIQGLPVRFPIDRAGFVGADGPTHAGSFDTTFLATLPGFVVMAASDEAELKHMVRTAAAYDDGPISFRYPRGEGVGIEMPERGEILQIGKGRIVKQGSKVALLSFGTRLADSLLAAEDLDAAGLSTTVADARFAKPLDHDLIRQLAHHHEVLILIEEGSVGGFAGHVLQFLATDGLLDIGLKIRSLVMPDIWMEQAKPEAMLAYAGLDRANIVQTVFKALGRPNIAGIAG; from the coding sequence GTGACATCATCGCCCAAGACGCCGCTGCTGGATCAGGTCGACTTTCCCGCCGACCTTCGCAAGCTGGAAGACCGAGACATGCCGCAGCTTGCGCGTGAAGTGCGCGACGAGATGATCGATGCCGTGTCGCGCACCGGCGGCCATCTCGGTGCTGGCCTCGGGGTTGTCGAGCTGACGATTGCCATCCACAAGGTATTCGATACGCCGAACGACCGGCTGATCTTCGACGTCGGCCACCAGTGCTATCCCCACAAGATCCTCACCGGGCGCCGCGACCGCATCCGTACACTGCGCCAGGAAGGCGGGTTGTCCGGCTTTACCCGCCGGGCGGAGAGCGAATACGATCCCTTCGGCGCGGCCCATTCCTCAACGTCGATCTCGGCCGGTCTCGGCATGGCGGTGGCAGCCGAACTGGACAACACCGCCCGCAAGGTGATCGCCATCATCGGCGATGGCGCAATGTCTGCCGGCATGGCCTATGAGGCGCTGAACAATGCCGGCGCGCTGGACGCACGGCTGATCGTCATCCTCAACGACAACGACATGTCGATCGCGCCACCGACGGGCGCCATGAGTGCCTATCTGGCGCGGTTGGCATCTGGCCGGACGTATATGGGCATGCGGGAAATCGGCAAGAAGCTGACTGCGTATCTCGGCAAGAACGTCGACCGCGCTATCACCCGCGCCGTCGAGCATGCGCGCGGATATGTAACGGGCGGCACGATGTTCGAGGAGATGGGTTTCTATCACATCGGCCCTATCGACGGGCATTCGTTCGAGCACTTGCTGCCGGTGCTGCGCAATGTCCGCGATAATGCTCAAGGGCCGGTGTTGATCCACGTCGTGACACAGAAGGGCAAGGGCTATGCGCCGGCCGAAGCTGCCGCCGACAAGTATCACGGCGTCAACAAGTTCGACGTGATCACCGGGACGCAGGCCAAGGTGAAGCCGAACGCACCGAGCTATACCAGCGTCTTTGCCGACGCCCTCGTCCAGGAGGCAAAGCTCGACGACAAGATCGTCGGCATCACCGCCGCCATGCCGAACGGCACCGGCCTCGACAAGCTGGCGGAGATCTTTCCGAAGCGCTGTTTCGACGTCGGCATCGCCGAGCAGCATGCCGTGACCTTTGCCGCGGGTCTTGCCACCGAAGGCTTCAAACCGTTTGCGGCGTTGTATTCGACCTTCTTGCAGCGGGCCTACGACCAGGTGGTGCACGATGTGGCAATCCAGGGGCTTCCGGTGCGCTTCCCCATCGACCGGGCCGGCTTCGTCGGCGCCGACGGGCCGACCCATGCCGGTTCGTTCGACACCACTTTCCTTGCCACTCTGCCCGGCTTCGTGGTCATGGCCGCGTCCGACGAGGCGGAGTTGAAGCATATGGTACGCACTGCTGCCGCTTATGACGACGGTCCGATTTCTTTCCGCTACCCGCGCGGCGAAGGTGTCGGCATCGAAATGCCGGAGCGTGGTGAGATCCTCCAGATCGGCAAGGGCCGCATCGTCAAGCAGGGCTCGAAGGTGGCGCTGCTGTCGTTTGGGACGCGGCTGGCCGACAGCCTGCTGGCCGCCGAGGATCTCGATGCTGCCGGCCTGTCGACGACGGTCGCCGATGCGCGCTTTGCAAAACCGCTGGACCACGACCTGATCCGCCAGCTGGCCCACCATCACGAGGTGCTGATCCTCATCGAGGAAGGTTCCGTCGGCGGCTTTGCAGGCCATGTGCTGCAGTTCCTCGCTACAGACGGCCTGCTCGATATCGGCCTGAAGATCCGCTCGCTCGTCATGCCAGACATCTGGATGGAGCAGGCCAAGCCCGAGGCGATGCTCGCCTATGCCGGTCTCGACCGCGCCAACATCGTCCAGACTGTCTTCAAGGCGCTCGGACGCCCGAATATTGCCGGCATCGCCGGCTGA
- a CDS encoding pirin family protein, protein MSFFPGKDPLPGDARASDAIEQLIIPRTADIGGFSVRRALPTSRRRLVGPFIFFDRMGPAVLRGDQAMDVRPHPHIGLSTVTYLFDGEIRHLDSLGTEKIVRPGDLNLMTAGRGIVHSERTPDNLRGHPLSISGVQTWLALPEDKEEIDPSFSHTDKSAMPVIDGDGASGRVIIGNFDGLASRVKVFSDTLYVDLALEPGRSFPFGADHEERAVYVLSGALMVAGDRFEADQLLVFRPGDAITLTAAEKGCHLMLFGGAALSSKRYIWWNFVSSSKERIEQAKEEWRTGRFDIVPGDEEEFIPLPEG, encoded by the coding sequence ATGTCCTTTTTCCCCGGCAAAGACCCTCTTCCCGGCGATGCCCGTGCCTCCGATGCCATTGAGCAGCTGATCATTCCGCGGACCGCCGATATCGGCGGTTTTTCCGTGCGGCGGGCTCTGCCGACGAGCCGGCGCCGGCTGGTCGGGCCGTTCATCTTCTTCGACCGGATGGGACCGGCGGTGCTGCGGGGAGATCAGGCGATGGATGTCCGGCCGCATCCCCATATCGGGCTGTCCACGGTCACCTACCTGTTCGACGGCGAGATCCGCCATCTCGACAGCCTTGGCACCGAGAAGATCGTCCGGCCGGGCGATCTCAACCTGATGACAGCAGGCCGTGGCATCGTTCACTCCGAGCGGACGCCCGACAACCTGCGCGGCCATCCGCTGTCGATCTCGGGCGTGCAGACCTGGCTTGCCTTGCCTGAGGACAAGGAGGAGATCGACCCATCCTTTTCGCACACCGACAAAAGCGCCATGCCTGTCATCGACGGCGACGGCGCCTCCGGGCGGGTGATCATCGGCAACTTCGACGGCCTGGCATCGCGGGTGAAGGTGTTTTCCGACACGCTTTATGTCGACCTGGCACTCGAGCCCGGCCGTTCGTTTCCCTTTGGCGCCGACCACGAGGAACGCGCCGTCTATGTTCTGTCGGGCGCGCTGATGGTGGCTGGCGACCGTTTCGAGGCGGATCAGCTGCTGGTCTTTCGCCCAGGCGACGCGATCACGCTGACGGCTGCCGAAAAAGGCTGCCACCTGATGCTTTTCGGGGGTGCGGCACTCAGTTCGAAACGCTATATCTGGTGGAATTTCGTATCGTCCTCGAAGGAGCGCATCGAACAGGCGAAGGAAGAGTGGCGCACCGGCCGCTTCGATATCGTCCCTGGCGACGAGGAAGAATTCATTCCGCTGCCGGAAGGCTAA
- a CDS encoding exodeoxyribonuclease VII small subunit, with translation MTDSAKPDVSDYSFEKAVAELESIVARLERGDVALNESIEIYERGEALKKHCEALLSAAENRIEKIRLDRAGKPVGVEPLDSQ, from the coding sequence ATGACTGACAGTGCCAAGCCGGATGTGTCCGACTACTCGTTCGAAAAGGCTGTTGCCGAACTCGAAAGCATTGTCGCGCGGCTGGAACGCGGCGACGTGGCGCTGAACGAATCCATCGAGATCTACGAGCGCGGCGAAGCCCTGAAGAAGCATTGCGAAGCGCTGCTCTCCGCCGCCGAAAACCGCATCGAAAAGATCCGCCTGGACCGAGCCGGCAAGCCTGTCGGCGTGGAGCCGCTGGACAGCCAGTAA
- a CDS encoding histone deacetylase family protein: protein MSTRLYEHPIFLEHITPDGHPERSDRLRSINIALEHPNFARLERRDAPQANEDAILLAHPEEHLEFVMRSIPDAEDGEGQINQLEADTYASPKSLQAALTGVGGAMAAVDDVFTGAADNVFVASRPPGHHAEKNKAMGFCFFNNAAIAARHAQRTYGAERVAIVDWDVHHGNGTQDIFWDDPSVLFCSTHQMPLYPGSGAKTETGGKGTIVNAPLSPNSGSDHFREAFKSRVLPALDDFRPDLIIISAGFDAHHRDPLAQINLTGEDFDWATGRVLEMADKSAKNRVVSLLEGGYDLEGLAESAGLHILRMMKG from the coding sequence ATGAGCACGCGTCTTTACGAACATCCGATTTTCCTGGAGCATATCACGCCCGATGGCCATCCGGAGAGATCCGACAGGCTGCGGTCGATCAATATCGCCCTGGAGCATCCCAATTTCGCCCGGCTGGAACGGCGCGATGCGCCGCAGGCCAACGAGGACGCCATCCTGCTCGCCCACCCGGAAGAGCACCTGGAATTTGTGATGCGCTCGATCCCAGACGCCGAGGACGGCGAAGGGCAGATCAACCAGCTTGAAGCGGACACCTACGCCAGCCCGAAAAGCCTGCAGGCGGCGCTGACCGGTGTCGGCGGGGCGATGGCTGCGGTGGACGACGTGTTTACCGGGGCTGCGGACAATGTCTTCGTCGCCTCGCGGCCGCCCGGCCACCACGCCGAGAAGAACAAGGCGATGGGCTTCTGCTTCTTCAACAATGCCGCCATTGCCGCCCGCCATGCGCAGCGGACCTACGGCGCCGAACGCGTTGCCATCGTCGACTGGGACGTGCACCACGGCAACGGCACGCAGGACATCTTCTGGGACGATCCGTCCGTGCTGTTCTGCTCGACGCACCAGATGCCGCTCTATCCGGGATCCGGTGCCAAGACCGAAACCGGCGGCAAAGGCACCATCGTCAATGCGCCGCTGTCGCCCAACAGCGGCAGCGACCATTTCCGCGAGGCGTTCAAGTCGCGCGTGCTGCCAGCGCTCGACGACTTCCGGCCGGACCTGATCATCATCTCGGCCGGCTTCGATGCCCACCACCGCGATCCATTGGCGCAGATCAACCTGACCGGCGAGGATTTCGACTGGGCGACCGGGCGCGTTCTCGAAATGGCCGACAAGAGCGCCAAGAACCGGGTCGTCAGCCTGCTCGAAGGCGGATATGATCTGGAGGGGCTGGCCGAATCGGCGGGCCTGCATATTCTGCGTATGATGAAGGGTTGA
- a CDS encoding acyl-CoA thioesterase, translating to MSRAQRADITEMRVPPRDVDRFGQMFIASYISEAETALSNFWRERPEVSDEPIYIPTRASCSLHRGLRYDEFARFSVTVNKIGGKSVGFMVMVEAGNELAAEVEILWLAVRGEEHEPSPLPEDTRDWLYKYLD from the coding sequence ATGAGTAGAGCCCAGCGAGCAGACATCACCGAAATGCGCGTTCCACCGCGCGATGTCGACAGGTTCGGCCAGATGTTCATCGCCTCCTACATTTCGGAGGCGGAAACCGCGCTGTCGAACTTCTGGCGTGAACGGCCCGAAGTCAGCGACGAGCCGATATACATCCCGACCCGCGCCTCCTGCTCCCTGCACCGGGGGCTCAGATACGACGAGTTTGCCCGCTTCTCTGTGACCGTCAACAAGATCGGCGGCAAGTCGGTCGGCTTCATGGTGATGGTCGAGGCGGGCAACGAACTGGCAGCCGAAGTGGAGATCCTCTGGCTGGCCGTGCGTGGCGAGGAGCACGAGCCGTCGCCGCTGCCGGAAGACACCCGCGACTGGCTCTACAAATATCTCGACTGA
- a CDS encoding biotin transporter BioY, whose amino-acid sequence MSTRDLVLSALFAAIIVALGLLPPISLGVIPVPITAQSLGVMMAGVVLGAKRGAIAALIVVLLVAIGLPVLSGGRGGLAVFVAPTAGFLVGWIFAAFVTGMLSERLVKAEQSGIAQGIGFFIASVAGGVVVLYAFGIAYLAIAANIGFSKAFFGSLAFVPGDIVKAVVAALVGRAVMAGYPLLPQRN is encoded by the coding sequence ATGAGTACCCGCGACCTCGTCCTCTCCGCCCTTTTCGCAGCGATCATCGTGGCGCTCGGACTTTTGCCGCCGATCTCGCTCGGCGTCATTCCGGTACCGATCACCGCGCAGTCGTTGGGCGTCATGATGGCCGGCGTCGTGCTCGGGGCCAAACGCGGGGCAATCGCCGCGCTGATCGTCGTGCTGCTGGTCGCCATCGGCCTGCCGGTGCTGTCCGGCGGGCGTGGAGGCCTGGCGGTCTTCGTGGCACCGACGGCGGGCTTCCTCGTCGGATGGATTTTTGCGGCGTTCGTGACCGGCATGCTCTCCGAGCGGCTGGTTAAGGCTGAGCAGTCGGGCATCGCACAGGGCATCGGCTTCTTCATCGCCTCCGTCGCCGGCGGCGTGGTCGTGCTCTATGCCTTCGGCATCGCCTATCTCGCCATCGCCGCCAATATCGGCTTCAGCAAGGCCTTCTTCGGGTCGCTGGCCTTCGTGCCCGGCGATATCGTCAAGGCGGTCGTCGCAGCGCTGGTCGGCCGCGCGGTCATGGCCGGCTACCCGCTGCTGCCGCAGCGGAACTGA
- a CDS encoding energy-coupling factor transporter transmembrane component T family protein: protein MQSLYVDADSWMHRLSARLKLIVMALLGIALFATGNPGVLGVALLAGAFLYFTCGLGWKEALQRLRPVLLTIAFVSLFSLLFNPWDQALVTVLRLVTLTLFAATVTATTTIADFMDEITWAAMPLERTGLVKAADIGLAVGLVVRFVPEIVGRYAAIREAHQARGLTIRVRTTLVPLIILTLRDADAIAAAIDARGIRRH from the coding sequence ATGCAATCGCTTTATGTCGATGCCGATAGCTGGATGCATCGCCTCTCCGCAAGGCTGAAGCTCATTGTCATGGCGCTGCTCGGTATCGCATTGTTTGCGACCGGTAACCCCGGCGTGCTGGGCGTGGCGCTGCTGGCAGGGGCGTTTCTCTATTTTACCTGCGGATTGGGCTGGAAGGAGGCGCTGCAGCGCTTGCGGCCGGTGCTGCTGACCATTGCCTTCGTCAGCCTGTTCAGCCTGCTATTCAATCCGTGGGATCAGGCCCTGGTCACCGTCCTCAGGTTGGTAACGCTGACGCTGTTTGCCGCCACGGTGACGGCGACTACCACCATTGCCGACTTCATGGACGAAATAACCTGGGCGGCGATGCCACTTGAACGGACAGGACTGGTGAAGGCTGCCGATATCGGTCTTGCGGTCGGCCTCGTGGTCCGCTTCGTGCCTGAGATCGTCGGCCGCTATGCGGCGATCCGGGAGGCGCATCAGGCGCGCGGGCTTACGATCCGGGTGCGGACGACGCTGGTGCCGCTGATCATTCTGACGCTGCGGGATGCAGACGCCATCGCCGCAGCGATTGACGCGCGCGGCATTCGGCGGCATTGA
- a CDS encoding energy-coupling factor ABC transporter ATP-binding protein, which yields MDIRFEQAGLRFGQQVALQPFSVTLIERRVGIIGLNGSGKSSFARMINGLAKPTTGRVVVDGLDTVADAKAVLGKVGFIFQSPQNQIILPVVRDDIALGLKNRGLGKPEIAAAVDAVLDRLDARHLADRRAHELSGGELQLAALCSVLVTGPDILILDEPTNQLDLRNRGRVERMIGELPENVIVISHDLELIENFERVLLFDKGRLVAEGSPGDSIALYREIAR from the coding sequence TTGGATATTCGCTTCGAGCAGGCGGGACTGCGGTTCGGCCAGCAGGTCGCGCTTCAGCCTTTCAGCGTGACGCTGATCGAGCGGCGCGTCGGCATTATCGGCCTCAATGGCTCCGGCAAGAGCAGTTTCGCCCGGATGATAAACGGGCTCGCCAAGCCGACGACGGGCCGCGTGGTGGTCGATGGGCTCGATACCGTCGCCGATGCCAAGGCGGTGCTTGGCAAGGTGGGCTTCATCTTCCAGTCGCCGCAGAACCAGATCATCCTGCCAGTCGTGCGTGACGATATCGCGCTAGGCCTCAAAAATCGCGGGCTCGGCAAGCCGGAGATTGCGGCTGCCGTCGATGCCGTACTCGACCGCCTCGACGCCCGGCACCTGGCCGACCGGCGCGCCCACGAGCTTTCCGGCGGCGAACTGCAGCTGGCGGCGCTTTGCTCGGTGCTGGTCACCGGCCCCGACATCCTGATCCTCGACGAGCCGACCAACCAGCTCGATCTTCGCAACCGGGGACGGGTCGAGAGAATGATCGGCGAACTGCCTGAAAACGTCATCGTCATCAGCCACGACCTCGAATTGATCGAGAATTTCGAGCGCGTGCTGCTGTTCGACAAGGGACGGCTCGTCGCCGAAGGATCACCCGGCGACAGCATTGCGCTCTACCGGGAGATCGCCCGCTGA
- a CDS encoding winged helix-turn-helix domain-containing protein, with the protein MTILISNSDARRVFLARQGLATPPNRALDKAGLLQLIKDIGFVQVDSIGTVERAHHQILFSRNQTYRREHLTELLEKDGALFEHWTHDASILPSDFFVYWKHKFRREDAAIIERWRKWRGEGFEAAFEETYERVANGGAIMAREIKADGHVSGGWWNWHPNKTALEYHWRTGKFAIAGRRNFQKIYDLVERVIPAEFLAGEVDHEAFVDWACRSALQRLGFATSGEIAAFWNLLTPQEVKTWVDAHGQELCEVLIEPALGGKPRPSFAFAGFEETIDHHPDPPARLRVLSPFDPALRDRDRTQRLFGFFYRIEIFVPEAKREYGYYVFPLLEGDRLIGRIDMKADRKAGTLEVRRLWLEQGVRASSGRLEKLSAELERIARFTGVERVVLLDGWRG; encoded by the coding sequence ATGACGATTCTGATTTCAAACAGCGACGCCCGCCGCGTCTTCCTGGCCCGTCAGGGGCTGGCGACGCCACCCAACCGCGCGCTCGACAAAGCCGGGCTGCTGCAACTGATCAAGGACATCGGCTTCGTCCAGGTCGACAGCATCGGCACGGTCGAGCGGGCACATCACCAGATCCTGTTTTCCCGCAACCAGACCTATCGCCGCGAGCACCTGACGGAGCTTTTGGAAAAGGACGGTGCACTGTTCGAGCACTGGACGCACGACGCCTCGATCCTGCCGAGCGATTTCTTTGTCTACTGGAAGCACAAGTTTCGCCGCGAGGACGCCGCGATCATCGAGCGTTGGCGCAAGTGGCGGGGCGAGGGGTTCGAGGCCGCGTTCGAGGAGACCTATGAGCGTGTCGCCAATGGCGGCGCGATCATGGCGCGCGAGATCAAGGCGGACGGCCATGTCTCGGGCGGCTGGTGGAACTGGCATCCGAACAAGACGGCGCTGGAATATCACTGGCGCACCGGGAAGTTCGCAATCGCTGGCCGCCGCAATTTCCAGAAGATCTACGATCTCGTCGAGCGCGTCATCCCCGCCGAATTCCTGGCTGGAGAGGTCGACCACGAGGCCTTCGTCGACTGGGCCTGTCGCAGCGCGCTGCAGCGCCTCGGCTTTGCCACGTCAGGCGAGATTGCCGCCTTCTGGAACCTGCTGACGCCCCAGGAGGTCAAGACATGGGTCGATGCCCACGGCCAGGAACTCTGCGAGGTGCTGATCGAACCGGCGCTCGGCGGCAAGCCGCGTCCATCCTTTGCGTTTGCCGGTTTCGAGGAGACCATCGATCACCATCCGGATCCCCCGGCCCGCCTGCGCGTGCTCAGCCCCTTCGATCCGGCGCTTCGCGACCGTGATCGCACGCAGCGGCTGTTCGGTTTCTTCTATCGTATCGAGATCTTCGTACCGGAGGCCAAGCGGGAATATGGCTACTACGTCTTTCCGCTGCTCGAAGGCGACCGGCTGATCGGCCGCATCGACATGAAGGCCGACCGCAAGGCCGGTACCCTCGAGGTCAGGCGCCTATGGCTCGAGCAAGGCGTGCGCGCCTCCAGCGGCAGGCTCGAAAAGCTTAGCGCAGAACTCGAGCGCATCGCCCGGTTTACCGGCGTCGAGCGCGTGGTGCTGCTCGACGGCTGGCGCGGGTGA
- the ribB gene encoding 3,4-dihydroxy-2-butanone-4-phosphate synthase yields the protein MPYDQKRVVDAIRAFEAGEIVVVMDDDDRENEGDLIVAAVHCTPEKMAFIVRHTSGIVCTPMPREEAKRLNLNAMVAENDSAHTTAFTVSVDFKHGTTTGISADDRNLTVRNLANPNVGPGDFVRPGHIFPLIAREGGVLMRSGHTEAAVDLCRLANLPPIGVISELVNDDGTVMRGPQVSAFAETHGFKSISVADLIAYRQRKETLIELGSSFDIETAFGKARAHTYSLPWDTMQHLAVVFGDIRDGVDVPVRLHPENVASDVFGKGRPVEHYMKKIADEGRGIIVYLREGSVGVGHHDNGRKARQDREAHAEAQTRDSEWLEIGLGAQILKDLGVTSIKLLTTRSRHYVGLEGFGIKIAQTEIC from the coding sequence ATGCCCTACGACCAGAAGCGCGTCGTCGATGCCATCAGAGCTTTCGAAGCCGGCGAGATCGTCGTCGTCATGGATGACGACGACCGCGAGAACGAAGGCGACCTGATCGTGGCGGCTGTCCACTGCACGCCGGAAAAGATGGCCTTCATCGTCCGTCACACCTCCGGTATCGTCTGCACGCCGATGCCGCGCGAGGAAGCCAAGCGGCTGAACCTCAATGCCATGGTGGCGGAAAACGACTCGGCCCACACTACCGCCTTCACCGTGTCCGTCGATTTCAAACACGGCACGACGACGGGGATCTCCGCCGATGACCGCAACCTAACGGTGCGCAACCTCGCAAACCCCAATGTTGGCCCCGGAGATTTCGTCCGCCCCGGCCACATCTTCCCGCTGATCGCCCGCGAAGGCGGCGTGCTGATGCGCTCCGGCCATACGGAAGCTGCCGTCGATCTCTGCCGGCTGGCGAACTTGCCCCCAATCGGCGTCATCAGCGAACTCGTCAACGACGACGGCACCGTGATGCGTGGCCCGCAAGTCTCGGCCTTTGCCGAAACCCACGGCTTCAAGTCGATCTCGGTCGCCGACCTCATCGCTTATCGCCAGCGCAAGGAAACGCTTATCGAACTCGGCTCGAGCTTCGATATCGAGACCGCCTTCGGCAAGGCCCGCGCCCATACCTATTCGCTGCCATGGGATACCATGCAGCATCTCGCCGTCGTCTTCGGCGATATCCGGGACGGCGTCGATGTGCCCGTGCGCCTGCACCCGGAAAACGTCGCCAGCGACGTCTTCGGCAAGGGCCGCCCGGTCGAGCACTATATGAAGAAGATCGCTGACGAGGGCCGCGGCATCATCGTCTACCTGCGCGAAGGCTCCGTCGGCGTCGGTCACCACGACAATGGCCGCAAGGCACGTCAAGATCGCGAGGCCCATGCCGAAGCCCAGACCCGCGACAGCGAATGGCTGGAAATCGGACTGGGCGCGCAGATCCTGAAAGATCTTGGCGTCACCTCGATCAAGCTGCTGACGACGCGCTCGCGCCACTATGTCGGGCTCGAAGGTTTCGGCATCAAGATCGCCCAAACCGAGATCTGCTGA